DNA from Luteolibacter yonseiensis:
GCTGGCAGCAATGCGCCGCCTGCGATGATGAGGGAGGTAATTAGTGTTTTCATCGGAGTCTGGGGTGACTGTGTCAAACGAGGTCTAGGCGGAAGTATTCTTCGTTACAAGAAGAAAATCCTTTTGCAAAATGCACTATCAACTGAGAGCCAGCAAGTTCAAGGGACACGAAAGATCTTCTGGTTCGATGGATCACGTGCGAGCTGACCTGATTTGAAACCGGTGGTGTCGATGACGTTGTAAGGTTCGTAGGGGCTGAGGACACGGTCCGGCTGTTCCGTACGGGTCGCCGTGGGGAAATTTCCATTCGCGGTCGGAGGTGGCGGCGTGGAGGGTGGGGGAGCACCGGCATCCGAGAAGGTGGACTCCGGTGGACGGGAGGGTGGGGGTGGCGGCGAGATGTCATAGTCCGGGCCGTAGGCGGGGCGGTGCGGTGGTGGCATGGGCTCCGGCGGAAAGCAGGAAACCAGGCTGGCAAGGGCTGCGGTGGCGAGGACGGGCGACAATTTCGACATGGGCGTGGGACGGTGTTTTGTTGTAATCTATTCGAGTCAGCGGGATCGTGCAATCAGATGCTTGGACAGAATGACCAGCTTGCGGGCCTTCGAAATCCGATAGCGGTTTCCGAAAACATGGAATCGACCGGCACGCATCTTGTTCAACAGCAGGTAATAGATCTCACCCATGATGCTTGCTGGCAAGAGCGCTTTGCGATCCCTCGCGGGCAATGAAGCTGCGGCTTCCCGGTAATGCTCTTCCGCACGGGCTGCCTGGTGGTCCATGAGCGCGAGGAAACGGGTGTCACGCACCCGTGCGGCAAGGTCCTGTTCCGTGTAATGGAAACGTTCCAAGTCTTCCATTGGCAGGTAGATGCGCCTGCCGTTTTCATAGTCCTCACCCACGTCCCTGAGAATGTTGGTGAGTTGCAGGGCGTGTCCCAGGGCGATGGCGTAGCGCTCCGATCCGGTGTCCACGCAGCCGAAAATCCTGATGGAAACCAGGCCAACGGCACACGATACCTTCCAAATGTAGCCTGACAGGTCCTCCCACGTTGCGAAGCGCCGGGGTTGCAGGTCCATCCGGCATCCGTCGATGATGGCGACCAGCAGGTGATCGGGTATCTGGCGGCGATCACGCAGGGAGACGACCTGTTGCTGGAATTCGTCCGGTGCGTCGAAGCCACGGGTGATGCCGTTTTCCCATGCATCCAGGGATTTCAGCCGCTGTTCCGCAGGCATCCCGGGGTCGTCCGCGAGATCATCCATGGTCCGGCAGAACGCGTAGAACACGACCATGTCCTCACGGCGGTCGCGGGGGAGGATCTTCAGGGCGAATGCCAGATTCGACTTCGCCTTGCGGGTGATTTCCGACGCGGCGGACACGGCGTCAGCGGATGAAGCCCCAGTGTCCGGTGGTGAAAGGCCAGAGTGAGAAAAGAGCGGGGCCGACCAGGTTGAACTCCTTCACGGAACCCCAGTAGCGGGAATCAAGCGAGTTTCCTGTATTGTCGCCGAGGGCCGCGTATTCCCTCATGCCCGGGCGGGCGGTCGCAGCCAAAGTCAGATTGTCCCCGGATTTCGAGATGAACTGGCGGAGCCGTTTGCCATTCGCATCGGGATCCTCGGGGCTGGCGAAACCGTATCCTCCGGAATTGATGCTGTAGGCTCCCTCGCCACGGATCACCCGTTGGATGCCGGGTTCCTGGGCGATTTTTCCGTTAACGATCAAATTGGGCGACTGGACGGCAAGGGTGTCCCCGGGCACTCCGCACAGGCGCTTGATGTAATGCGAACCGGCTCCCTGGGGGCCGCTGCGTTTCTGGATGCCGTCGATATCGATGGTGTCGAAAACGAAAACCTCGCCACGCTTGGGCTTGCGGAAGTGATAGGAAAACTTGTCCACCAGGACAAGATCCCCGGTATCGACGAAGCCTTCGCAAAGCTTGATGCCTTTCTCCAGGAAACCGCCGTTTTGCATGATGGCGGATTTCAAACCCGCGGACAAACACGCCGAGGCGGGGGCGGGCAGCTTGAGCGGCTCCGCATCCCTGGAGATCAACACGGAACGGCTGAAGAAATGCAGCATCTGCGTGTCCCTGATGTCCGGTCTGCCGGGAGGGAGGATCGCGACATGACGGTCCTTGTCATTGACAACGGATACATACGATCTCCCCCGCATGACCTTCTCCCAGAGTCTTACCGGCAGGCCGGGCCATTCATTTTTCGCCAGCGGGGTGCCGATGATGCCATTCAAGGTGGGCTGCATCGATCCGGTCGGAATGCGGAAGGGTTGCAGATAATAGGCACGCAGGCCGAGCGCGATGACGATGGCCACGAACATGACCTCCACGTTTTCCTCGAACCAGCCGAGCGGTTTTTCGTGAGGCAGCGAGTTTTCACAAATCGCGCGGAGTTGTTTGGAAGCCTCGTTCACATCCGCAAGGTCCTTCGACTTGATCGCCGCGGCGAGATCCGCGCGGCGTGAGTCGATTTCCGCGATGCGCTCGGGTTTCAGAAGGTCGCGTTTGTAATCGACAAACTTCTTGGCCCCTTTGACGAGATGCTGCGCTTCCTTTTTCCACTTCGGCGTGAACATGGCCGCAGTCTCATGGCGAATCGCTCCGACTGCAAGCGCGGAGAAAGCCGGGGATCAGGGGAGTGTCCTGAGAATCTTCCAGTCCTCCTCCGAGACGCAGCAGGGGTCAGCCGCAACCCAGTGGCCGGGTGAGATTTCCCGCAGCGAAAGGTCCTGCCCGATGGTTTCCGGGTAGCGGGGGTGGCTGATGCGGTGGCCGAACGCACTGCCCGGCGGCGGATCGATCGGCGACGGCACGTCACCCTCCAGCAGGATTTTTTTCCTCACAACACTCGGATCATGCGAGGGAATGGCGGAGAGGAGCGCCTTGGTGTAGGCGTGGCGGGGATTCTGATAGATCCCGGTGGAGGACGCGAGTTCGACGATCTTGCCGAGGTACATCACCGCCACGCGATCGCTCACGTGTTTCACCACCGAGAGATCGTGCGCGATGAAAAGGTAGGACAGTCCGAAATCCCGCTGGAGCTCGACCAGCAGGTTCAGGATCTGCGACTGCACCGAGACATCGAGGGCGGAGACCGGTTCGTCGCAGACGATGAGCTTCGGCTTCAGGGCCAGCGCGCGGGCGATGCCGATGCGCTGTCGCTGTCCGCCGGAAAATTCGAACGAATACCTCTCCGCCGCGGAAGCGGGCAGGCCGACGCGGTCCAGCAGTTCGTTCACCCAGGTGGTGCGTTGGCCGCGGGTGCCGAGGCCGTGGATGGCGAATGGTTCCTCGATGATCGAGCGCACGCTCATCCGGGGGTCGAGTGATTCCGCAGGATCCTGGAAAATCATCTGGAAGTCCCTGCGCAGCGGCCTCAGGGCTCCCTGGCTTGAATGGGTGATGTCGGTTTTTTCAAAAACGATGTTGCCGGTGCTCGGTTTGATCAGCCGGACGATGGCCTTCCCGAGCGTGGACTTTCCGCAGCCCGATTCGCCGACAAGTCCGAGCGTCTCGCCCGGTGCGATTGAGAAGGAAACGCCATCCACCGCACGGACAGCGCCGGTCTGGCGCATCATGACACCGCCACGGACGGGGAAGTGGACGCGGAGATCTTGGACAGAGAGAAGAGAAGTCATAAGATGAACATCGGACATCGAACTTTAAACATCGGACATCGAAAGGAAGAAAAAGAAGAGAAGCGGGAAAATCATGGATCTGAACGGCGGTTTCTTTCGGCGGTGGCGATGCTGGTATAGAAGATGCGGATAAGTTGATCGGTTTCGTTGAGAAGTTTCGGAATGGTCTCGGTTTGAGGATGCATTGCGGTTCTTTGTATCAGTTTGAGCCAGCGTTCCGATTCACGGAG
Protein-coding regions in this window:
- a CDS encoding ABC transporter ATP-binding protein — its product is MTSLLSVQDLRVHFPVRGGVMMRQTGAVRAVDGVSFSIAPGETLGLVGESGCGKSTLGKAIVRLIKPSTGNIVFEKTDITHSSQGALRPLRRDFQMIFQDPAESLDPRMSVRSIIEEPFAIHGLGTRGQRTTWVNELLDRVGLPASAAERYSFEFSGGQRQRIGIARALALKPKLIVCDEPVSALDVSVQSQILNLLVELQRDFGLSYLFIAHDLSVVKHVSDRVAVMYLGKIVELASSTGIYQNPRHAYTKALLSAIPSHDPSVVRKKILLEGDVPSPIDPPPGSAFGHRISHPRYPETIGQDLSLREISPGHWVAADPCCVSEEDWKILRTLP
- a CDS encoding phytoene/squalene synthase family protein, whose protein sequence is MSAASEITRKAKSNLAFALKILPRDRREDMVVFYAFCRTMDDLADDPGMPAEQRLKSLDAWENGITRGFDAPDEFQQQVVSLRDRRQIPDHLLVAIIDGCRMDLQPRRFATWEDLSGYIWKVSCAVGLVSIRIFGCVDTGSERYAIALGHALQLTNILRDVGEDYENGRRIYLPMEDLERFHYTEQDLAARVRDTRFLALMDHQAARAEEHYREAAASLPARDRKALLPASIMGEIYYLLLNKMRAGRFHVFGNRYRISKARKLVILSKHLIARSR
- the lepB gene encoding signal peptidase I; this translates as MFTPKWKKEAQHLVKGAKKFVDYKRDLLKPERIAEIDSRRADLAAAIKSKDLADVNEASKQLRAICENSLPHEKPLGWFEENVEVMFVAIVIALGLRAYYLQPFRIPTGSMQPTLNGIIGTPLAKNEWPGLPVRLWEKVMRGRSYVSVVNDKDRHVAILPPGRPDIRDTQMLHFFSRSVLISRDAEPLKLPAPASACLSAGLKSAIMQNGGFLEKGIKLCEGFVDTGDLVLVDKFSYHFRKPKRGEVFVFDTIDIDGIQKRSGPQGAGSHYIKRLCGVPGDTLAVQSPNLIVNGKIAQEPGIQRVIRGEGAYSINSGGYGFASPEDPDANGKRLRQFISKSGDNLTLAATARPGMREYAALGDNTGNSLDSRYWGSVKEFNLVGPALFSLWPFTTGHWGFIR